One Haladaptatus sp. R4 DNA window includes the following coding sequences:
- a CDS encoding aspartate ammonia-lyase, with protein sequence MSDEDYRIEEDSLGEMQVPTDAYWGAQTQRAVENFPISGITFGRRFIRALGIVKKAAAQANRDLGMIEEDEADAIIEAADEVIAGELDDQFPVDVFQTGSGTSSNMNANEVIANRAAEIYGAEIGDRVIHPNDHVNFGQSSNDVIPTAMHVSALEAVEKDVLPALDTLREALAEKEEEYDGVVKTGRTHLQDATPVRVGQEFGGYRSQIEKGLARVDYVREHLSELALGGTAVGTGLNTHPEFPGLAAEYISEETGIEFREADNHFEAQAAHDAMAEAHGALRTVAGSLNKIANDLRLLASGPRNGLGEIDQPENQPGSSIMPGKINPVVAEAVNQVHKQVVGNDTTVEYGAAEGQIDLNLYKPVLAHNFLESAELVSNASQAFADKFVDKLEVDAEHCEEKVEQSMALATALNPHIGYDKASKAAKEALKEGKTVRQVVVEKGYLSEEEADEIIDPEAMTHTGILGREE encoded by the coding sequence ATGAGCGACGAGGATTATCGAATCGAAGAGGACAGCCTCGGGGAGATGCAGGTACCGACCGACGCTTACTGGGGTGCACAGACCCAGCGTGCGGTCGAGAACTTCCCTATTTCGGGGATCACGTTCGGGCGACGGTTCATTCGCGCGCTCGGCATCGTCAAGAAGGCGGCCGCGCAGGCGAACCGCGACCTCGGAATGATCGAGGAGGACGAAGCGGACGCCATCATCGAGGCCGCGGACGAGGTCATCGCGGGCGAACTCGACGACCAGTTCCCGGTGGACGTGTTCCAGACCGGGTCCGGCACGTCCTCGAACATGAACGCGAACGAAGTCATCGCCAACCGCGCCGCCGAGATTTACGGGGCGGAAATCGGGGACCGCGTGATCCACCCGAACGACCACGTCAACTTCGGGCAGTCGAGCAACGACGTGATTCCGACCGCGATGCACGTTTCGGCGCTCGAAGCCGTCGAGAAGGACGTGCTCCCGGCGCTCGACACCCTCCGCGAAGCCCTCGCCGAGAAGGAAGAGGAGTACGACGGGGTGGTGAAGACCGGCCGCACGCACCTACAGGACGCGACGCCCGTGCGCGTCGGACAGGAGTTCGGCGGCTACCGCTCGCAGATCGAAAAGGGACTCGCGCGCGTTGACTACGTCCGGGAGCATCTCAGCGAACTCGCGCTCGGCGGAACGGCGGTCGGGACCGGGCTGAACACCCACCCCGAGTTCCCCGGCCTCGCCGCCGAGTACATCAGCGAGGAGACCGGCATCGAGTTCCGCGAGGCGGACAACCACTTCGAAGCCCAGGCCGCCCACGACGCGATGGCCGAAGCACACGGCGCACTCCGCACCGTCGCTGGCTCGCTCAACAAGATCGCAAACGACCTGCGACTGCTGGCGTCCGGCCCGCGCAACGGACTCGGGGAGATCGACCAGCCGGAGAACCAGCCCGGCAGTTCCATCATGCCCGGCAAGATCAACCCCGTCGTCGCCGAGGCGGTCAATCAGGTTCACAAGCAGGTCGTCGGCAACGACACCACGGTCGAGTACGGCGCGGCGGAGGGACAGATCGACCTCAACCTCTACAAACCCGTTCTCGCCCACAACTTCCTCGAATCGGCCGAACTCGTCTCCAATGCCAGCCAAGCGTTCGCGGACAAGTTCGTCGACAAGCTAGAGGTCGACGCCGAGCACTGCGAGGAGAAAGTCGAGCAAAGCATGGCCCTCGCCACCGCTCTCAACCCGCACATCGGCTACGACAAGGCCTCGAAAGCGGCGAAGGAAGCGCTCAAGGAAGGAAAGACCGTCCGGCAGGTCGTCGTCGAGAAGGGCTACCTGAGCGAGGAGGAGGCGGACGAAATCATCGACCCCGAAGCGATGACTCACACCGGTATCCTCGGACGGGAAGAATAA
- a CDS encoding PH domain-containing protein codes for METLNPRVRLGWLAGVLVAAALVGGLLVGVRRFVVAFSLPLVVAGILVVAVLGIVYVVLNYRAWRFEIRDDDLYLEHGVFTRVTTVVPFVRVQHVDTQRGPVERLLGLGSVVIYTAGSRGADVTIPGLTPERASELQGRLRNLAVESEYEDAV; via the coding sequence ATGGAGACACTCAACCCCCGTGTTCGTCTCGGTTGGCTTGCGGGCGTCCTCGTCGCTGCAGCACTCGTTGGGGGACTCCTCGTCGGGGTGCGGCGGTTCGTCGTCGCGTTCTCGCTCCCCCTCGTCGTCGCCGGGATTCTCGTCGTCGCCGTTCTCGGAATCGTCTATGTCGTACTCAACTATCGGGCGTGGCGCTTCGAGATCCGCGACGACGACCTCTATCTCGAACACGGCGTTTTCACCCGTGTTACCACCGTCGTCCCCTTCGTCAGGGTCCAACACGTCGATACGCAGCGAGGTCCCGTCGAACGCCTGCTCGGTCTGGGAAGCGTCGTCATCTACACCGCCGGTTCGCGCGGGGCCGACGTGACGATTCCCGGCCTCACCCCGGAACGGGCGAGCGAACTACAGGGACGTCTTCGGAACCTCGCGGTCGAGAGCGAGTACGAGGATGCGGTATGA
- a CDS encoding PH domain-containing protein yields the protein MKLHPLSLPYRIVTRGVQILSTVLFAGLAAVGAVKALTLGLFALIVVVVLLGILGWEFAYHRRFEYELTNDSLDIDSGVISRRRREIPLRRIQNVDIHRNVIQRVAGIASVGLETAGGGDTEASLEYVAYEEARRLQREIQRRKNGDTEAASPNESETRHPEDVLYEISAEELLLLSAVSIEPRAIGLVFLVIPFVMDTMDSFGSVVFLFGFVQIVFSALVLWVSSGAITFARYYDFRLTRVGDELRYERGLLQRYDGSIPLDKIQTLTMQENPIMRRLGYATLSVETAGYSPGNGSSGGSEAAIPLAVRERVLVLAHSLESFEDPTFERPPRRVRRRYVLRYAIVVVVLTGVTYGFDRITGLLGFWYVPLVLLVVTPLAGHYRWKHRGYHAGDDHVVTRDGFWRRTTHVVPYYRVQTVVQRETIFQRRWSVATVIIDTAGSIGFRTRDPHATDIETSDANELRELVARRLGRQVKRNRRERRRKRTLAESASGNDP from the coding sequence ATGAAACTTCACCCGCTCTCGCTCCCCTACCGAATCGTCACGCGCGGTGTGCAGATTCTCTCGACCGTACTGTTCGCCGGACTCGCCGCCGTCGGCGCAGTGAAGGCGCTGACACTCGGACTGTTCGCGCTCATCGTCGTCGTCGTTTTGCTCGGCATACTCGGGTGGGAGTTCGCCTATCACCGGCGATTCGAATACGAACTCACGAACGACTCGCTCGACATCGATTCGGGGGTCATCTCGCGCCGTCGCCGGGAGATTCCCCTCCGCAGGATTCAGAACGTGGACATCCACCGAAACGTGATTCAACGGGTCGCCGGAATCGCGTCGGTCGGATTGGAGACCGCGGGTGGCGGCGATACCGAGGCGAGCCTCGAATACGTCGCCTACGAGGAAGCGAGACGGCTCCAGCGGGAGATTCAACGCCGGAAGAACGGCGATACGGAGGCGGCGTCTCCGAACGAGTCGGAGACGCGGCACCCGGAGGACGTCCTGTACGAGATCAGCGCCGAGGAACTGCTGTTGCTTTCGGCCGTCTCGATCGAACCGCGGGCCATCGGTCTCGTCTTCCTCGTCATCCCGTTCGTGATGGACACGATGGATTCGTTCGGGAGCGTGGTGTTCCTGTTCGGCTTCGTACAGATCGTGTTCTCCGCGCTCGTCCTGTGGGTGAGTAGCGGGGCGATCACCTTCGCGCGTTACTACGACTTTCGGCTGACACGCGTCGGCGACGAACTCCGGTACGAACGCGGCTTGCTCCAGCGCTACGACGGAAGCATCCCGCTCGACAAGATCCAGACGCTCACGATGCAGGAAAACCCGATCATGCGCCGATTGGGATACGCCACGCTGTCGGTCGAAACGGCTGGATACAGTCCCGGAAACGGGTCGTCCGGCGGTTCCGAGGCGGCGATCCCACTCGCCGTCCGTGAGCGCGTTCTCGTCCTCGCACACTCGCTCGAATCGTTCGAGGACCCGACGTTCGAGCGTCCACCGCGTCGGGTCCGGCGGCGCTACGTCCTTCGCTACGCCATCGTGGTCGTCGTGCTCACCGGCGTCACGTACGGCTTCGACCGCATCACGGGACTCCTCGGGTTCTGGTACGTGCCGCTCGTGCTTCTCGTGGTGACACCCCTCGCCGGTCACTATCGATGGAAACATCGCGGGTATCACGCCGGGGACGACCACGTCGTGACGCGCGACGGGTTCTGGCGGCGGACGACCCACGTCGTTCCCTACTACCGGGTACAGACGGTCGTTCAACGGGAGACGATCTTTCAGCGTCGATGGTCGGTCGCCACGGTTATCATCGACACCGCCGGTTCCATCGGTTTTCGAACGAGGGATCCACACGCGACGGACATCGAGACATCCGATGCGAACGAACTCCGCGAACTCGTCGCCCGTCGTCTCGGTCGGCAGGTAAAACGAAACCGGCGGGAACGACGCCGGAAGCGAACACTGGCGGAATCGGCGTCGGGAAACGATCCGTGA
- a CDS encoding PAS domain-containing protein, which yields MTEFLASRNPTEPIRVLHVDDDPARLRLSQALLSEYIPDIVVRTETKPSNAIERLDDFTADCIVSDFDMGAMDGLEFLEAVRIRLPELPFILFTGKGSEEIASEAISAGVTEYLQKGGPDGYAVLANRIENVVHRYHAEREARAYQRRMAAVYDRVTDAFFALNTDWRFTFVNERGEELLNRPESALLGNSVWDVFPESIDSAFEDEYRAAMETQESTTFEAYFDPLKTLFEVHAYPSTEGLSVYFRDITDETRIRKEHRRERELLERVFETSPVGIVILGTDGEIQRANERSVEMLGLSEEAIMNRNYNSREWEITDENGTALSEDDHPMRSVFEDETTVRDATIRYRRPDGEWRQFSVNGAPVYSEEGDVERMVSIIEDTTESDGE from the coding sequence ATGACCGAGTTCCTCGCGTCGAGGAATCCAACGGAGCCGATACGAGTCCTCCACGTCGACGACGACCCTGCGCGATTGCGCCTTTCTCAAGCCCTCCTGTCGGAGTACATACCGGACATCGTCGTTCGTACGGAGACGAAACCGTCGAACGCTATCGAGCGACTCGACGACTTCACCGCCGATTGTATCGTCAGCGATTTCGACATGGGAGCGATGGACGGCTTGGAGTTTCTGGAGGCCGTCCGGATCCGCCTCCCGGAACTTCCCTTCATCCTCTTTACCGGCAAAGGGAGCGAGGAAATCGCCAGCGAGGCCATCTCCGCGGGCGTCACCGAATACCTCCAGAAAGGCGGTCCGGACGGATACGCCGTGTTGGCGAACCGTATCGAAAACGTGGTCCATCGATATCACGCGGAGCGGGAAGCACGAGCGTACCAGCGACGGATGGCCGCCGTCTACGACCGAGTGACAGACGCGTTCTTCGCGCTGAACACTGACTGGCGGTTCACCTTCGTCAACGAGCGGGGCGAGGAGTTGTTGAACCGGCCGGAATCGGCACTGCTCGGCAACTCCGTCTGGGACGTGTTTCCCGAATCGATCGATTCGGCGTTCGAGGACGAGTATCGAGCGGCGATGGAAACACAGGAATCGACGACGTTCGAAGCCTACTTCGACCCGCTGAAAACGTTGTTCGAGGTGCACGCCTACCCTTCGACGGAGGGGTTGTCGGTTTACTTCCGTGACATCACCGACGAGACGCGGATTCGAAAGGAACACCGCCGGGAGCGCGAACTGCTCGAACGGGTGTTCGAGACGAGTCCCGTCGGTATCGTGATCCTCGGAACGGACGGGGAAATCCAGCGGGCCAACGAACGGTCGGTCGAGATGCTGGGTTTGTCGGAGGAAGCGATCATGAACCGTAACTACAACTCCCGCGAGTGGGAGATCACGGACGAGAACGGTACCGCGCTTTCGGAGGATGACCATCCGATGAGAAGCGTCTTCGAGGACGAAACGACCGTTCGCGATGCTACGATTCGGTATCGACGTCCCGACGGGGAGTGGCGTCAATTCTCGGTCAACGGGGCACCGGTGTACTCCGAGGAGGGTGACGTCGAACGGATGGTCTCGATCATCGAAGATACGACCGAATCCGACGGCGAATGA
- a CDS encoding phosphatase PAP2 family protein, whose translation MLVGKQLFLPDERLRTLFVDFLKTDWKYLGVAWVVTQVVNSVALHFHAGRTFTGFVYAIEGASVATFQIVASKPLTLAFTGVYLVGLPFAVLFTYFKLKAHDEEEAHRYALAYVILVVLSVPFFVFFPVKVSSLYLTSVQPLMYQLSPAIQYGIFSTDTLVKSFPSLHTGLSVLAALYARKADTTYAYTIALLAAAIVISTLYLGVHWLTDAAFALVLVACAYTLSRQFSEPRWSVVSREALAAVRRTTER comes from the coding sequence ATGCTCGTGGGTAAGCAGTTGTTCTTGCCCGACGAGCGGCTTAGGACCCTCTTCGTCGATTTCCTCAAAACGGACTGGAAATACCTCGGCGTCGCGTGGGTCGTTACCCAAGTTGTGAACTCTGTCGCGTTGCACTTCCACGCCGGGCGGACGTTCACGGGATTCGTTTACGCCATCGAAGGGGCGTCCGTCGCGACGTTCCAGATTGTCGCGTCCAAGCCCCTCACGCTGGCGTTTACCGGCGTGTATCTCGTCGGCCTCCCGTTCGCCGTGCTGTTCACGTACTTCAAACTGAAGGCACACGACGAGGAAGAGGCACACCGCTACGCGCTGGCGTACGTCATCCTCGTCGTCCTCTCCGTTCCGTTCTTCGTCTTCTTCCCGGTGAAGGTGTCGTCGCTGTATCTGACCTCCGTCCAACCGCTGATGTACCAACTCAGTCCGGCGATTCAGTACGGCATCTTCTCCACCGACACGCTGGTGAAGTCCTTCCCCAGCCTCCACACCGGTTTGTCCGTACTCGCCGCGCTCTACGCCCGGAAGGCGGATACCACGTACGCCTACACCATCGCGCTCCTCGCGGCGGCAATCGTCATCTCGACGCTCTATCTCGGCGTCCACTGGCTGACCGACGCCGCCTTCGCGCTCGTCCTCGTCGCCTGCGCCTACACCCTCTCCCGGCAGTTCAGCGAGCCGCGTTGGTCGGTCGTCTCACGGGAGGCCCTCGCGGCGGTCCGGCGAACGACCGAACGATAA
- a CDS encoding RNA methyltransferase: MKPAVAIVEPKTPGNIGTIARAMKNFGLDDLKLVNPPEFGRDSEAYGFAGQAREDVLPNYDDVTFDELVENYHTVGLTATTNEDASHHVRFPFTTPRELAENLETVETDTVLIFGREANGLTNEELARIDEVCSIPASAAYPALNLGQAATVTLYELRTLTVDEYQLPDVERERADEGEIEGFYGAFSDLLDTVGQPAEKHDKNMRMIRRLFGRAHPTGREIATLRGIVRRANERASSSDSHRPRRNDT, translated from the coding sequence ATGAAACCTGCAGTCGCTATCGTCGAACCGAAGACGCCCGGAAACATCGGAACCATCGCACGCGCGATGAAAAACTTCGGCTTGGACGACCTGAAACTCGTGAACCCGCCGGAGTTCGGACGCGACAGCGAGGCCTACGGCTTTGCCGGACAGGCCCGCGAGGACGTCCTTCCGAACTACGACGACGTCACGTTCGACGAACTGGTCGAAAACTACCACACCGTCGGACTGACGGCGACGACGAACGAGGACGCGAGCCATCACGTCCGATTCCCGTTCACGACACCGCGGGAACTCGCCGAGAACCTCGAAACGGTGGAGACTGATACCGTCCTCATCTTCGGACGGGAAGCGAACGGGTTGACGAACGAGGAACTCGCACGCATCGACGAGGTATGCTCGATTCCCGCCAGCGCGGCGTATCCCGCGTTGAACCTCGGGCAAGCCGCGACCGTCACCCTCTACGAACTCAGGACGCTGACCGTGGACGAGTACCAGTTACCGGACGTGGAACGCGAGCGCGCCGACGAAGGGGAAATAGAGGGCTTCTACGGGGCCTTTTCCGACCTGCTCGACACCGTCGGCCAACCCGCCGAAAAGCACGACAAAAACATGCGAATGATCCGCAGACTGTTCGGTCGAGCACATCCGACTGGCCGGGAAATCGCAACACTGCGCGGCATCGTTCGGCGAGCAAACGAACGAGCGTCGTCATCGGACTCGCATCGACCGAGGCGAAACGATACATAA
- a CDS encoding maltose acetyltransferase domain-containing protein: MVSEKEKMLAGELYDPSDAELVEGRQRARRLARRFNTTAVTEANERESLLRELFGTVGSSPHVEPPFRCDYGSNIHVGDGFYANFDCVILDVCRVEMGDDCWLGPGVHIYTATHPLDAETRVEGPEYGKPVTMGDNVWVGGRAVINPGVEIGDDAVVASGAVVTADVPDAVVVGGNPATVVRELDGDGESDD, encoded by the coding sequence ATGGTCTCCGAGAAGGAAAAGATGCTGGCGGGCGAATTGTACGACCCATCGGACGCCGAACTCGTCGAGGGGCGACAGCGGGCGAGACGACTCGCGCGACGGTTCAACACGACGGCGGTAACGGAGGCGAACGAACGGGAGTCCCTGCTCCGGGAACTGTTCGGCACCGTCGGTTCCTCCCCGCACGTCGAACCGCCGTTTCGGTGTGACTACGGTTCGAACATCCACGTCGGCGACGGCTTCTACGCGAACTTCGACTGCGTGATTCTGGACGTCTGTCGGGTCGAGATGGGGGACGACTGTTGGCTCGGACCGGGCGTCCACATCTACACGGCAACCCACCCCCTCGACGCGGAAACCCGTGTCGAGGGACCGGAGTACGGAAAGCCGGTGACGATGGGGGACAACGTCTGGGTCGGCGGGAGGGCGGTCATCAACCCGGGCGTCGAAATCGGCGACGACGCCGTCGTCGCCTCCGGAGCGGTCGTCACCGCCGACGTTCCGGACGCCGTCGTGGTCGGTGGCAATCCGGCGACGGTCGTCAGGGAACTGGATGGTGATGGTGAATCGGACGATTAG